One segment of Dissulfurirhabdus thermomarina DNA contains the following:
- the rpsP gene encoding 30S ribosomal protein S16: MAIRIRLARLGRKKRPFYRVVAANSEAPRDGRFLEILGTYDPLKDPAEVKVDADRLEKWLGRGAEPTQTVRSLLARAGLLR; the protein is encoded by the coding sequence ATGGCAATCCGAATCCGCTTGGCCCGCCTGGGCCGCAAGAAGCGCCCCTTCTACCGGGTGGTGGCCGCCAACAGCGAGGCGCCGAGGGACGGGCGTTTCCTCGAGATCCTCGGCACCTACGACCCCCTCAAGGATCCCGCCGAGGTGAAGGTCGACGCCGACCGTCTGGAGAAGTGGCTCGGGCGCGGCGCCGAGCCCACCCAGACGGTGCGGAGCCTCTTGGCCCGGGCGGGTCTCCTCCGCTAG
- a CDS encoding FlgO family outer membrane protein, with protein sequence MKRLSLLLTFFLVLCTAPARAAAPTLEAGLQDLAAQIVGGAKARKARTLAVMPFPDTDGTYTELSHYLADELVLKLFNVPGANMEVIVRSQLTNMFKELGADLLAPVSRETARALGARFGVGLLVTGSYTPLPSQMRVIAKVVDTRSGNVVYAAGTTLPMSAALAALGKRRLGAAPPPRPAPAARKAPAPKPGIRPGQVLFALDLDKYEKGQRLSAFSKTAVVLKKQGALVAVMPAGWDDLVFRNVRFTPGFRLSFDVWMGCQDGIKIRFLERGGKRVHELFFDNAADVLVFPTGAKAKFHLFGNRCDKERFKWAAMEVVYSAGLMQVFIQKEGEARRPMGQAKVDLGKPDGFALSFESATHEYEKGRYSTFVKNIKLTAL encoded by the coding sequence GTGAAAAGGCTGTCACTTCTCCTGACTTTCTTCCTCGTCCTGTGCACCGCGCCGGCCCGGGCGGCCGCGCCCACCCTGGAGGCCGGCCTTCAGGACCTGGCCGCCCAGATCGTCGGGGGCGCCAAGGCCCGCAAGGCGCGGACCCTGGCCGTGATGCCCTTCCCCGACACCGACGGGACCTACACCGAGCTCAGCCACTACCTCGCCGACGAGCTGGTCCTCAAGCTCTTCAACGTCCCCGGCGCCAACATGGAGGTCATCGTCCGGTCCCAGCTCACCAACATGTTCAAGGAACTCGGGGCCGACCTCTTGGCCCCCGTATCCCGCGAGACCGCCCGGGCCCTCGGGGCCCGTTTCGGCGTCGGTCTCCTGGTGACCGGTTCGTATACGCCGCTCCCGAGCCAGATGCGTGTCATCGCCAAGGTCGTGGACACCCGGAGCGGCAACGTGGTCTATGCCGCCGGGACCACGCTTCCCATGAGCGCCGCCCTGGCGGCCCTCGGGAAGCGGCGTCTCGGCGCCGCCCCGCCCCCCCGTCCCGCGCCGGCGGCGCGGAAGGCCCCGGCCCCGAAGCCGGGCATCCGCCCCGGGCAGGTGCTCTTCGCCCTCGACCTCGACAAGTACGAGAAGGGGCAGCGCCTTTCCGCCTTCAGCAAGACCGCCGTCGTCCTCAAGAAGCAGGGGGCCCTGGTGGCGGTCATGCCCGCCGGCTGGGACGACCTGGTCTTCCGCAACGTGCGCTTCACCCCGGGCTTCCGGCTCTCCTTCGACGTCTGGATGGGCTGCCAGGACGGGATCAAGATCCGCTTCCTGGAAAGGGGCGGCAAGCGCGTCCACGAGCTCTTCTTCGACAACGCCGCCGACGTCCTCGTCTTCCCCACGGGGGCCAAGGCCAAGTTCCACCTCTTCGGCAACCGGTGCGACAAGGAGCGCTTCAAGTGGGCCGCCATGGAGGTGGTCTACTCGGCGGGGCTCATGCAGGTCTTCATCCAGAAGGAGGGAGAGGCCCGGCGGCCCATGGGCCAGGCCAAGGTGGACCTCGGAAAGCCCGACGGCTTCGCCCTGTCCTTCGAGTCGGCCACCCACGAGTACGAGAAGGGCCGTTATTCCACCTTCGTGAAGAATATCAAGCTCACGGCGCTCTAA
- the ffh gene encoding signal recognition particle protein, translating into MFDNLSDRLESVFKRLKGYGRLSEDNIQEGLREVRLALLEADVNFRVVKDFVARVRERAVGREVMESLTPAQQVVKIVHDELVALLGGRNRQLDLSGRQPAVLLLVGLQGSGKTTTAAKLARWLLSKGRAPYLVPADVYRPAAVEQLRVLGERIGVPVHPTDTSRPPVETAREAVARAGLQGLDTVIVDTAGRLHVDEALMGELRDLKARLEPQEILLVADAMTGQDAVNIAGKFDADLSLTGVILTKVEGDARGGAALSIQAVTGTPIKFVGVGEKLDQLEPFHPERIADRILGMGDVLTLIEKAQATMDRRRAQELQEKLRKDAFTLEDFRDQLRQLRRMGSLEQVLSMIPGLGAQLKKAKGLMPDERELVRVEAIIDSMTPAERRNYRVINGSRRRRIARGSGTTVQDVNRLLKNYAQMAKMFKKMRKGGFRNLPQGMLPW; encoded by the coding sequence ATGTTCGACAACCTGAGCGACCGCCTCGAGTCCGTCTTCAAGCGCCTGAAGGGCTACGGCCGTCTCTCCGAGGACAACATCCAGGAGGGCCTGCGGGAGGTCCGCCTCGCCCTCCTCGAGGCCGACGTCAACTTCCGCGTGGTCAAGGACTTCGTCGCCCGGGTGCGGGAGCGGGCCGTGGGGCGGGAGGTCATGGAGAGCCTCACCCCCGCCCAGCAGGTCGTCAAGATCGTCCACGACGAGCTGGTGGCGCTCCTCGGGGGGCGAAACCGCCAGCTGGACCTCTCCGGGCGCCAGCCCGCGGTGCTCCTCCTGGTGGGGCTCCAGGGCTCCGGCAAGACCACCACCGCGGCCAAGCTGGCCCGGTGGCTCCTGTCCAAGGGGCGCGCCCCCTACCTCGTGCCGGCGGACGTCTACCGTCCCGCGGCCGTGGAGCAGCTCCGGGTCCTCGGGGAACGCATCGGGGTCCCCGTCCATCCCACGGACACCTCGCGCCCGCCCGTGGAGACCGCCCGAGAGGCCGTGGCCCGGGCGGGGCTCCAGGGCCTCGATACCGTCATCGTGGACACCGCCGGCCGCCTCCACGTGGACGAGGCCCTCATGGGGGAGCTCCGGGACTTGAAGGCCCGCCTCGAGCCCCAGGAGATCCTCCTGGTGGCCGATGCCATGACGGGCCAGGACGCGGTGAACATCGCGGGCAAGTTCGACGCGGACCTCTCACTCACCGGGGTGATCCTCACCAAGGTGGAGGGCGACGCCCGGGGCGGGGCCGCCCTCTCCATCCAGGCCGTCACGGGCACGCCCATCAAGTTCGTGGGGGTGGGGGAGAAACTCGACCAGCTGGAGCCCTTCCACCCCGAGCGTATCGCCGACCGCATCCTCGGCATGGGGGACGTCCTGACCCTCATCGAGAAGGCCCAGGCCACCATGGACCGGCGCCGGGCCCAGGAACTCCAGGAAAAGCTCCGGAAGGACGCCTTCACCCTGGAGGACTTCCGCGATCAGCTCCGCCAGCTCCGCAGGATGGGGAGCCTCGAGCAGGTCCTTTCCATGATCCCGGGGCTCGGCGCCCAGCTCAAGAAGGCCAAGGGCCTCATGCCCGACGAGCGGGAACTCGTCCGGGTCGAGGCCATCATCGATTCCATGACCCCCGCCGAGCGGCGCAACTACCGGGTCATCAACGGGAGCCGCCGGCGCCGGATCGCCCGGGGCAGCGGCACCACCGTCCAGGACGTCAACCGCCTGCTCAAGAACTACGCCCAGATGGCCAAGATGTTCAAGAAGATGCGCAAGGGCGGGTTCCGGAACTTGCCCCAGGGGATGCTCCCCTGGTAG
- a CDS encoding outer membrane beta-barrel protein: protein MTRRIVFGLLGLVSFVIGMTGAAGAGADWADRSYFAGQLGAFVPGDDLDDADLHTRTAFLLSYGYHLTPTLSVEGAAGYAAAHGDHSRFYPVVGYTDVDMNLAVLPLTVSLVGHLPLGRLELEGGGGVGLYYAYFDGDLDNFWWDHRTFNDSDFVTGVHLEAAVTYRFASRFSAGISARRWWTQEAGFHDSVHGVAVRLDANLDGWVVGGRIGFQF from the coding sequence ATGACGAGGCGGATCGTTTTCGGACTCCTGGGGCTCGTCTCCTTCGTGATCGGCATGACAGGCGCCGCCGGCGCCGGGGCCGACTGGGCCGACCGGTCCTATTTCGCCGGACAGCTCGGGGCCTTCGTGCCCGGCGACGATCTCGACGACGCCGATCTCCACACCCGCACGGCCTTTCTCCTTTCCTACGGCTACCACCTCACCCCGACACTCTCCGTGGAGGGTGCGGCGGGATACGCCGCGGCCCACGGCGACCATTCCCGCTTCTACCCCGTGGTGGGCTACACGGATGTCGACATGAACCTCGCCGTGCTGCCCCTCACCGTCTCCCTCGTGGGGCACCTTCCCCTCGGCCGCCTGGAGCTCGAAGGCGGCGGCGGCGTGGGGCTCTACTACGCCTACTTCGACGGCGACCTGGACAACTTCTGGTGGGACCATCGCACCTTCAACGACAGCGACTTCGTCACCGGCGTCCACCTGGAGGCCGCCGTCACCTATCGTTTTGCGAGCCGGTTCTCCGCCGGGATTTCGGCCCGGAGATGGTGGACCCAGGAGGCGGGCTTCCACGACTCGGTCCACGGCGTGGCCGTGCGGCTCGACGCCAACCTGGACGGCTGGGTCGTGGGCGGCCGAATCGGCTTCCAATTCTGA
- a CDS encoding cation diffusion facilitator family transporter codes for MDEHAHCRSGGHDHGPGGYRHLERRKLLWSLAVTLVVMAAEVAGGILVHSLALVSDAGHMFTHVFALGIALVAIVAANRSPCHHRTFGLVRAEILAAFVNAIFLLLAALAIIYEAVLRFLHPEPILTLPMLAVALLGLLANVISILILHGSDRRDMNIRGVVFHMLADAISSVAIVAGAVVIHFTGWVAIDPVLSVGISLLILAWGWGLLRDSGRILLQEAPAGIDSEKVAREILRAFPEVEEIDAGRLWALTVDRLIYTAHVTLAEGAAPDLLDRIAAHLHDRFNVVETTLQERRR; via the coding sequence ATGGACGAGCACGCACACTGCCGCTCGGGCGGCCACGACCACGGGCCGGGGGGCTATCGGCATCTCGAACGGCGGAAGCTCCTCTGGTCCCTGGCCGTCACCCTGGTGGTCATGGCCGCCGAGGTGGCCGGCGGTATCCTCGTCCACAGCCTGGCCCTGGTGAGCGACGCGGGGCACATGTTCACCCACGTCTTCGCCCTGGGGATCGCGCTCGTGGCCATCGTGGCGGCCAACCGCTCTCCCTGCCACCACCGCACCTTCGGCCTCGTCCGGGCCGAGATCCTCGCCGCCTTCGTCAACGCCATCTTTCTCCTCCTGGCCGCCCTCGCCATCATCTACGAGGCGGTCCTCCGGTTCCTCCACCCGGAGCCCATCCTGACCCTCCCCATGCTGGCCGTGGCGCTCCTCGGCCTCCTGGCCAACGTGATCAGCATCCTCATCCTCCACGGCAGTGACCGGCGCGACATGAACATCCGCGGGGTGGTCTTCCACATGCTGGCCGACGCCATCTCGTCCGTGGCCATCGTGGCGGGGGCGGTGGTGATCCACTTCACCGGATGGGTCGCCATCGACCCGGTGCTGAGCGTGGGGATCTCCCTCCTGATCCTGGCCTGGGGATGGGGGCTGCTGCGCGACTCGGGCCGCATCCTCCTCCAGGAGGCCCCGGCGGGCATCGATTCCGAAAAGGTGGCCCGGGAGATCCTCCGGGCCTTCCCGGAGGTGGAGGAGATCGACGCGGGCCGGCTGTGGGCCCTCACCGTGGACCGGCTCATCTACACGGCCCACGTCACCCTGGCCGAGGGGGCGGCCCCCGATCTCCTCGACCGCATCGCGGCCCACCTCCACGACCGGTTCAACGTGGTGGAGACCACGCTCCAGGAGCGGCGGCGCTAG
- a CDS encoding metal ABC transporter substrate-binding protein, which translates to MPRSPLSRAPLPLLLAVLAAFCLPVPAPAAPLRIVASILPLRDMAQMVAGPGAEVTLLLPPGAGPHAWSPRPGDMERLRRADLVVAVGGGLEPWLRDLAAGGKGRVLSALPDRPGGHADPHVWLDPGWDRAFVHRLAEALAALDPGGAAGYARRAAAAAAAFAAIDADYRRVLGACAARTLVVAGHAAFGHLARAYGLEQQALTGRSPDARPSPRRMAELAGLARRRGVAAVFYEPGEGDRLARALAREAGVKALPLTPGVALDRADIRAGVTFLDLLRRNLRNLAAGLGCRQEPQAGAEASP; encoded by the coding sequence ATGCCCCGAAGCCCCCTGAGCCGCGCCCCCCTGCCGCTCTTGCTGGCGGTGCTGGCCGCCTTCTGCCTCCCGGTGCCGGCCCCGGCCGCCCCCCTCCGTATCGTGGCCAGCATCCTTCCCCTCCGCGACATGGCGCAGATGGTGGCAGGCCCCGGGGCCGAGGTCACCCTGCTCCTTCCGCCGGGGGCCGGGCCCCACGCCTGGTCGCCCCGCCCGGGCGACATGGAACGGCTCCGCCGGGCGGACCTCGTGGTGGCGGTGGGCGGTGGCCTCGAGCCGTGGCTGCGGGATCTCGCGGCGGGGGGCAAGGGCCGCGTCCTCTCCGCACTGCCGGACCGGCCCGGGGGCCACGCAGACCCCCACGTCTGGCTGGACCCCGGCTGGGACCGGGCCTTCGTCCACCGTCTGGCCGAGGCGCTTGCCGCCCTGGACCCCGGAGGCGCCGCGGGCTATGCCCGCCGGGCGGCGGCCGCCGCCGCGGCCTTCGCGGCCATCGACGCCGACTACCGGAGGGTCCTCGGGGCGTGCGCCGCGCGAACCCTGGTGGTGGCGGGGCACGCGGCCTTCGGGCACCTGGCCCGGGCCTACGGCCTGGAGCAGCAGGCGCTCACGGGCCGGAGCCCGGATGCCCGGCCCTCTCCGCGCCGCATGGCGGAGCTGGCCGGGCTGGCCCGGCGGCGGGGGGTGGCGGCCGTCTTCTACGAGCCCGGCGAAGGCGACCGGCTGGCCCGGGCCCTGGCCCGGGAGGCCGGGGTGAAGGCCCTCCCCCTGACCCCCGGGGTCGCCCTGGACCGGGCGGACATCCGCGCCGGCGTCACCTTCCTCGACCTCCTCCGCCGCAACCTTCGGAACCTCGCCGCCGGGCTCGGCTGCCGGCAGGAGCCCCAGGCCGGCGCCGAGGCCTCCCCCTAG